In Acinetobacter piscicola, a single window of DNA contains:
- a CDS encoding FAD-dependent monooxygenase, whose amino-acid sequence MHFLAQEPRKSLYYQYEVFPHFHSQTEVVTDEQTVTVVGAGPIGMTTALLLAKQGIKVILLSAELQLSEGSRALVYTKRSMEILQAAGAAERIMSKALAWTHGNSIYKGQVAFRMASPTNEHDQFAPLNNLQQNWLEHFLLETIQEQDNIEVRWGNKVVDHVQAQDQVTLTIDTPEGTYQHTSKWVVAADGGRSPIRESMKLWMEGASYEGRFVIADIRIQLDYPTERLAFFSPDWNPGNTILMHREPDNIWRFDYQLDPSISPEEALKPENLHKAVNDQLKMIGQDHLEWEMDWSTVYSARALTLDNYVHNRIIFVGDAAHLLPIFGVRGANTGFQDAQDLAWKLAAAVKGWAPEKILQSYTFDRVGAAREIIAEAGKSTRFMAPPTDGFRLLRNAVLSLSLEHEFVRPLYHRRNTDSEIFSIFNSV is encoded by the coding sequence ATGCATTTTCTAGCACAAGAGCCAAGAAAATCGCTTTACTATCAGTATGAAGTTTTTCCACACTTTCATAGTCAAACAGAAGTTGTGACAGACGAACAAACGGTTACTGTGGTTGGAGCAGGTCCAATCGGGATGACGACAGCACTATTGTTAGCAAAACAGGGGATCAAAGTCATTTTATTGTCTGCTGAATTACAACTGTCTGAAGGTAGTCGCGCACTGGTTTATACCAAACGTTCGATGGAAATTTTACAAGCAGCAGGTGCAGCAGAACGGATCATGTCAAAAGCTTTAGCTTGGACACATGGTAATTCAATTTATAAAGGCCAAGTTGCTTTTCGCATGGCATCACCCACCAATGAACATGATCAGTTTGCACCCTTAAATAATTTACAACAAAATTGGTTAGAGCATTTTTTATTAGAAACGATTCAAGAACAAGACAATATTGAAGTACGTTGGGGAAATAAAGTCGTCGATCACGTACAAGCACAGGATCAGGTTACTTTAACGATAGACACGCCTGAAGGAACATATCAGCATACTTCCAAATGGGTTGTTGCAGCCGATGGTGGTCGCTCCCCGATTCGTGAAAGTATGAAATTGTGGATGGAAGGAGCGAGTTATGAAGGTCGTTTTGTCATTGCGGATATTCGTATTCAGTTGGATTATCCCACTGAACGTTTAGCTTTCTTTTCACCTGATTGGAATCCTGGGAATACGATTTTAATGCATCGTGAACCCGACAATATCTGGCGTTTTGATTATCAATTAGATCCATCGATTAGCCCCGAAGAAGCATTGAAACCAGAAAATTTACATAAAGCTGTCAACGATCAATTAAAAATGATTGGGCAAGATCATCTTGAGTGGGAAATGGACTGGAGTACAGTTTATTCAGCACGTGCATTGACCTTAGATAATTATGTACATAACCGTATTATTTTCGTGGGCGATGCTGCACATTTATTACCAATTTTTGGAGTGCGTGGTGCAAATACAGGTTTTCAAGATGCACAAGATTTAGCTTGGAAATTAGCAGCCGCAGTAAAAGGTTGGGCACCTGAGAAAATCTTACAAAGCTACACTTTTGATCGTGTTGGGGCTGCACGTGAGATTATTGCTGAAGCAGGCAAATCAACGCGTTTTATGGCACCTCCTACGGATGGTTTCCGTTTACTGCGTAATGCTGTACTTTCATTGTCATTAGAACATGAGTTTGTTCGTCCACTTTATCATCGGCGCAACACTGATTCTGAAATCTTTAGTATTTTCAATAGTGTCTGA
- the maiA gene encoding maleylacetoacetate isomerase has protein sequence MKLYTYFRSSAAYRVRIALNLKGLDAELIPIHLVNHGGEQHSAAYRQVNPSGLVPALCDDDFTLTQSLSIIEYLDEKYTETSLLTQDLQQRAQVRAFSLSIACDIHPLNNLRILQYLTQTLELSDAQKSAWYAHWIEIGFQALEAQLIHSNGKFCFGEQATLADCCLIPQVYNAKRFNIDLSAYPKIESIYAHCNTLHAFQRAAPEAQAEAN, from the coding sequence ATGAAACTGTACACCTATTTTCGCAGTTCAGCCGCCTATCGGGTACGTATAGCACTGAATTTAAAAGGCTTAGATGCAGAATTAATCCCTATACACTTGGTCAATCATGGCGGTGAACAGCATAGTGCTGCATATCGTCAAGTTAATCCGAGTGGACTTGTCCCCGCCCTCTGTGATGATGATTTTACCCTAACACAATCGCTCAGCATCATTGAATACTTAGATGAAAAATACACAGAAACTAGTCTACTCACACAGGATTTACAACAACGCGCCCAAGTACGTGCATTTAGTTTAAGCATTGCCTGTGACATTCACCCACTCAACAATCTGCGCATTTTACAGTACCTCACACAGACCTTAGAGCTGAGCGATGCACAAAAATCTGCATGGTATGCGCATTGGATTGAGATAGGTTTTCAAGCACTTGAAGCTCAATTAATCCATTCAAATGGCAAATTCTGTTTTGGTGAACAGGCAACATTGGCAGATTGTTGTCTGATTCCACAGGTGTATAACGCGAAACGCTTCAATATTGATTTATCTGCATATCCGAAAATTGAATCGATCTATGCACATTGCAACACATTACATGCATTTCAACGTGCAGCACCTGAAGCACAAGCTGAAGCAAATTAA
- a CDS encoding VOC family protein, translated as MTIQIEKIHHVAYRCKDAKETVEWYKKNLNMDFILAFAEDYVPSTKAFDPYMHLFLDAGNGNVLAFFELPTQPEMGRDENTPKWVQHIALKVKDRAALVEAKAHLEGNGVNVLGITNHGIFHSIYFFDPNGHRLELAYDDEKAPQKIAMITEEMKHEMLEEWSKNKRAPHHTHFLHAAELDDNAADAKVDA; from the coding sequence ATGACGATTCAAATCGAAAAAATTCACCATGTGGCTTACCGCTGTAAAGATGCAAAAGAAACGGTCGAATGGTATAAAAAAAATCTCAATATGGATTTTATCTTAGCATTTGCAGAAGACTATGTGCCCTCAACCAAAGCATTTGACCCATATATGCACTTATTTTTAGATGCAGGTAATGGCAACGTTTTGGCATTTTTTGAGCTACCGACACAACCTGAAATGGGACGTGATGAAAATACACCGAAATGGGTACAACACATTGCATTAAAAGTGAAAGATCGTGCTGCGTTGGTAGAAGCAAAAGCGCATTTAGAAGGCAATGGTGTCAATGTTTTAGGCATCACTAATCATGGTATTTTCCATTCGATTTATTTCTTCGATCCGAATGGTCACCGTTTGGAATTGGCATATGACGATGAAAAAGCACCGCAAAAAATTGCAATGATCACCGAAGAAATGAAGCACGAAATGTTAGAAGAATGGTCTAAAAATAAACGTGCACCACACCATACCCACTTTCTCCATGCTGCTGAATTAGATGACAATGCAGCTGATGCCAAAGTGGATGCTTAA
- the tynA gene encoding primary-amine oxidase, with translation MQLNQITQSLKNFATFNVAIAALALGVQHHAWAHGQTAEMVSLYQNMSDFGADVKKDDFTNTYTIAKGSLIVRAKANSDTVLVNGKAFKVSVPLVEKNGQPVVSKEFASEIFQSGLDQTFKIESVAHPLNSLTSQEITQTFKAITQSEYAYPNMRFSEIKLKDPEKEKVWDAFIGGKALQEDRIAEFTLLKGKQVIEGLVDLKTQKVTQWKVLDNTHGMVLYDDMVAVQEIVTQDKNYKKALEKRGVKDISKVVTTPLTVGYFGGKDGLDRELNVLKVVSYLDTGDGNYWAHPIENLVAVVDLDNKKIVKLEEGAIIPVPMTANSIANKNDKNQFKPLNIVEPEGKNFSITGQTIHWGPWCFHVGLDSRVGLKVSTVTYKDKGDKRKVMYEGNLGGMVVPYGDPDMGWYFKSYLDSGEYGMGTLTSSIEKGVDAPDNAVLLDAVIADYTGQPRVIPNAIAVFERYAGPEFKHQEMNQPNISSERRELVVRWISTVGNYDYIFDWVFNNNGIIGINAGATGIEAVKGVKARTMHDATAKEDTRFGTLIDHNIVGTTHQHIYNFRLDMDVDGGNNSFVEMDPVVAKNTRGGPRSSAMEVNERIVNTEQEAAQKFDPSTIRLISNLNKENRMGNPVSYQMIPFAGGTHPIAKGANFSPDEWLFKRLSFMDKQIWVTKRDANELFPEGKYSNRSVKDTGLGEFVANNDNIKDQDLVVWMTTGTTHVARAEEWPIMPTEWVYTMLKPWNFFDSTPTLKNDNEQQKQQMQH, from the coding sequence ATGCAATTGAATCAAATTACACAATCATTAAAAAACTTCGCAACGTTCAATGTTGCAATTGCTGCACTTGCTTTAGGGGTTCAACATCATGCATGGGCACATGGTCAAACAGCCGAAATGGTGTCCTTATATCAAAACATGAGCGATTTTGGCGCAGACGTTAAAAAAGATGATTTTACCAATACCTATACCATTGCAAAGGGGTCTTTAATTGTACGGGCAAAAGCAAATTCAGATACCGTTTTGGTCAATGGTAAAGCTTTCAAAGTCAGTGTGCCATTGGTTGAAAAAAATGGTCAGCCCGTGGTGAGTAAAGAATTTGCTTCAGAGATTTTTCAGTCAGGTTTAGATCAAACATTTAAAATTGAATCAGTTGCACATCCACTTAATAGCTTAACATCACAAGAGATTACTCAAACATTTAAAGCGATTACACAGTCAGAATATGCTTACCCAAATATGCGTTTTTCAGAAATTAAGTTGAAAGACCCTGAAAAAGAAAAAGTATGGGATGCTTTTATCGGTGGTAAAGCGTTACAAGAGGATCGAATCGCTGAGTTTACTTTGTTAAAAGGTAAGCAAGTGATCGAAGGTTTAGTCGATCTAAAAACACAAAAAGTCACGCAATGGAAAGTTTTAGACAATACGCATGGTATGGTGTTATATGACGATATGGTTGCTGTACAAGAGATTGTCACGCAAGATAAAAATTATAAAAAAGCGCTCGAAAAAAGAGGGGTTAAAGATATTTCTAAAGTTGTGACGACCCCTTTAACAGTCGGTTATTTTGGTGGTAAAGATGGTTTAGACCGTGAACTCAATGTTTTAAAAGTGGTGTCTTATTTAGATACGGGTGATGGTAATTATTGGGCACATCCGATTGAAAATCTTGTTGCAGTGGTCGATTTAGACAATAAGAAAATTGTGAAACTCGAAGAAGGTGCAATTATTCCTGTGCCGATGACGGCAAACTCTATTGCAAATAAAAATGATAAGAACCAATTTAAACCTTTAAATATCGTTGAACCTGAAGGTAAAAATTTTTCCATTACAGGACAAACCATTCATTGGGGACCTTGGTGTTTCCATGTGGGCTTAGATTCACGGGTGGGGCTAAAAGTTTCAACCGTAACTTATAAAGATAAAGGCGATAAACGTAAAGTCATGTATGAAGGCAACCTTGGGGGCATGGTTGTGCCTTATGGTGATCCTGATATGGGTTGGTACTTTAAGTCTTATCTAGACTCTGGCGAATATGGTATGGGGACACTGACGTCCTCAATTGAAAAGGGTGTAGATGCACCTGATAATGCAGTACTGCTCGATGCTGTGATTGCTGATTACACAGGTCAGCCACGTGTCATTCCCAATGCGATTGCAGTTTTCGAACGTTATGCAGGCCCTGAGTTTAAACATCAAGAAATGAATCAACCGAATATTAGTTCGGAGCGCCGTGAATTGGTGGTGCGTTGGATTAGTACGGTAGGTAATTATGACTATATTTTTGACTGGGTATTTAACAACAACGGTATTATTGGCATTAATGCGGGTGCAACAGGGATTGAAGCAGTCAAAGGCGTTAAAGCACGTACAATGCATGATGCAACAGCCAAAGAAGATACGCGTTTTGGTACGCTGATTGACCATAATATTGTCGGGACAACCCATCAACATATTTATAATTTCCGTTTGGATATGGATGTAGATGGAGGCAATAACAGTTTCGTTGAGATGGACCCTGTCGTGGCTAAAAATACCCGAGGTGGTCCGCGTAGCAGTGCGATGGAAGTCAACGAACGCATTGTCAATACTGAACAAGAAGCTGCCCAAAAATTTGATCCATCGACGATTCGTTTAATTTCCAATCTCAACAAAGAAAACCGTATGGGCAATCCTGTATCTTATCAAATGATTCCATTTGCAGGCGGCACACACCCCATTGCCAAAGGTGCGAACTTCTCGCCAGATGAATGGTTGTTTAAACGTTTAAGCTTTATGGACAAGCAAATTTGGGTCACGAAGCGAGATGCCAATGAACTATTCCCTGAAGGTAAATATTCAAATCGTTCTGTCAAAGACACAGGTCTTGGCGAGTTTGTTGCCAACAATGACAATATTAAAGATCAAGATTTGGTGGTTTGGATGACGACAGGAACTACCCATGTCGCACGTGCAGAAGAATGGCCAATTATGCCAACGGAATGGGTATATACCATGTTGAAACCTTGGAATTTCTTTGACAGTACACCCACCTTAAAAAATGACAACGAGCAACAAAAACAACAAATGCAGCATTAA
- a CDS encoding helix-turn-helix transcriptional regulator yields the protein MLNHQFITDFTQNFIQQVSRVFDFDGYLLYSIDNIHHAYNYQNFNIPAQSLTEYLNREVENDPVSFMKHYQHKDHNVELLSEYTCDDHYADFMQRWKLKDTAEIFFRKRNGEPILGLSIIREKNSQIFTVQEKNMLDAFCELSKKYFFNQTDQLENSAIYDAYHFTKKEIVVLELILRGLNNQSVAQYLNCSLATVKTHVQHIYQKTGINNRQEIMLKFLK from the coding sequence ATGCTTAATCATCAGTTTATAACAGATTTTACTCAAAATTTTATTCAGCAAGTGAGTCGAGTCTTTGATTTTGATGGCTACTTGTTGTATTCGATTGACAACATTCACCATGCTTATAACTATCAAAATTTTAATATTCCTGCACAATCATTAACAGAATATTTAAATCGTGAAGTCGAAAATGATCCTGTATCATTTATGAAGCATTATCAACATAAAGATCATAATGTTGAACTACTGAGTGAATATACCTGTGATGATCACTATGCGGATTTTATGCAACGTTGGAAATTAAAAGATACTGCTGAAATTTTTTTTAGAAAACGTAATGGTGAACCTATTTTAGGTTTAAGTATTATTCGAGAAAAGAATAGCCAAATCTTTACTGTACAAGAAAAAAATATGTTGGATGCTTTTTGTGAGCTATCCAAAAAATATTTTTTTAATCAAACAGATCAGTTAGAAAATAGCGCAATATATGATGCTTATCATTTTACTAAAAAAGAAATCGTAGTGCTTGAATTAATATTAAGAGGTTTAAATAATCAGTCAGTTGCGCAGTATTTAAACTGTAGTTTGGCAACAGTGAAAACCCATGTACAGCATATTTATCAGAAAACAGGAATAAATAATCGTCAAGAGATTATGCTGAAGTTTTTAAAATAA
- a CDS encoding IS3 family transposase (programmed frameshift), which translates to MKKVKYTPEIRERAVELLIESEKDYPSNWAAITAIAPKIGCTPETLRVWYQKYLDKQNPIKVQQLSDQERIKQLERENKELQRANEILRKAAGFFRPGGARPPTQIMVDFIHNNKALYGVEAICRILPIAASTYYRTLDFVENPEHRAKRDLHDLHHAEQIKRIWKESSGRYGVRKVWQKLKREGYVIARCTVARLMQKLGIQGVWRGKNKQTTRSREDQKRADDLVKRNFSADHPDQLWVADFTYIQTNSGWVYTAFIIDVFSRAIVGWKVSTRMNTDMVLDALEQALHARDMPKNVIHHSDRGVQYLSIRYTNRLEAANLRASVGTTGDSYDNALAETVNGLYKTEVIEYLKADWQGLADVQLATLNWVDWFNKKRVHSALGYVSPFEFEAMYYDKINPLGHVA; encoded by the exons ATGAAAAAAGTAAAATATACCCCTGAAATCAGAGAAAGAGCGGTTGAATTATTGATTGAATCCGAGAAAGATTATCCATCGAATTGGGCTGCGATCACCGCTATTGCTCCCAAGATAGGTTGTACTCCTGAAACTCTACGTGTTTGGTATCAAAAATATTTAGATAAACAAAACCCAATTAAAGTACAGCAACTTTCAGATCAAGAACGTATTAAACAACTCGAACGTGAAAATAAAGAACTGCAACGTGCTAACGAAATTCTACGTAAAGCAGCCG GCTTTTTTCGCCCAGGCGGAGCTCGACCGCCCACACAAATAATGGTAGATTTCATCCATAACAATAAGGCGTTATATGGTGTTGAGGCGATTTGCAGGATTTTACCGATCGCGGCTTCTACCTATTATCGAACACTAGATTTCGTTGAAAACCCAGAACATCGAGCAAAGCGAGATCTACATGACTTGCATCATGCTGAACAAATTAAACGAATTTGGAAGGAAAGTTCAGGTCGATATGGTGTGCGTAAAGTTTGGCAAAAATTGAAACGTGAAGGCTATGTTATTGCTCGCTGTACAGTTGCTCGATTGATGCAAAAACTAGGTATACAAGGTGTTTGGCGTGGTAAGAATAAACAAACTACCCGTAGCCGAGAGGATCAAAAACGAGCAGATGACTTGGTGAAACGCAATTTTAGTGCTGATCATCCTGACCAGCTATGGGTCGCTGACTTCACGTATATTCAAACAAATTCAGGTTGGGTTTATACTGCATTTATTATTGATGTCTTCTCACGAGCAATTGTTGGATGGAAAGTATCGACACGGATGAATACAGATATGGTGCTCGATGCACTTGAGCAAGCGTTACATGCTCGAGACATGCCAAAGAATGTGATTCACCATAGTGACAGAGGGGTTCAATATCTTTCCATTCGCTATACCAATCGTTTAGAAGCAGCAAATTTACGAGCATCAGTCGGTACGACCGGTGATTCATACGATAACGCTTTGGCTGAAACAGTGAATGGCTTATACAAAACAGAGGTGATTGAATATTTAAAAGCAGACTGGCAAGGTTTAGCGGATGTACAACTTGCGACATTAAATTGGGTAGATTGGTTCAACAAAAAGCGTGTACACAGCGCATTGGGTTATGTATCGCCTTTTGAGTTTGAAGCAATGTACTATGATAAGATTAACCCGTTAGGTCACGTGGCCTAA
- a CDS encoding BapA/Bap/LapF family prefix-like domain-containing protein, which translates to MENISIVSKDTGNLSLVTSSSFSVQAPSVVVLKYSKEQIKNMMREGDHLIITLDTGEVIQIENFFTLDNSLVLENNNELLWVQFNDLNNVSLETINYAGLDNVEPLLYDSVEGTLPFIAGIAGAIGTVAYIANTDISHNSGKDITAPNAPSEPYRVCRRLFI; encoded by the coding sequence ATGGAAAATATATCAATAGTATCTAAGGATACTGGAAATTTATCGCTAGTAACCAGCTCAAGTTTTTCAGTTCAAGCTCCTTCTGTTGTAGTACTAAAATATAGCAAAGAGCAAATTAAAAATATGATGAGAGAGGGTGATCATTTAATTATCACACTTGATACTGGAGAAGTGATTCAAATCGAAAACTTCTTTACCTTAGATAATAGTTTAGTTTTAGAAAATAATAATGAGTTACTTTGGGTTCAATTTAATGACTTAAATAATGTTTCGTTAGAAACGATTAATTATGCAGGCTTAGATAATGTTGAACCCTTATTATATGATTCTGTAGAAGGGACATTGCCATTTATCGCAGGTATTGCGGGTGCAATAGGAACGGTTGCTTATATCGCGAATACAGATATCAGTCATAATTCTGGTAAAGATATAACAGCACCAAATGCACCAAGTGAACCGTACCGGGTTTGTCGGAGACTTTTTATTTAA
- a CDS encoding HlyD family type I secretion periplasmic adaptor subunit, with the protein MSSAQLPENNTKQDNGFDTLKRPSNPSALKFSEPPLPKASLVIWIVALGLAAFIVWACMFKLEEVSTGTGKVIPSSKEQTIQSLDGGVVTKLEVKEGDIVEKGQILAQIDPTRFESQVGESLSKLRAMQATAARLEAEVNGTRLSFPKEVRDIPNLVNEETALYSSRRSNLEESIAGLRHALSLVQNELQMTEPLVAKGAASEVEVLRLKRDINNFENQINDKRNDYYVKAREELAKANADIKSLQQVVTGRNDSVKRSVFYAPVRAVVKELAITTIGGVIPQNGKLMTLVPLDEKLLIEARISPRDIAFIHPGQAALVKITAYDYSIYGGLAGKVVVISPDTIRDEVKQDQFYYRVYIRTDVDKLVNKAGQSFAITPGMVATVDIRTGQKTIMEYLLKPFNKAQEALRER; encoded by the coding sequence ATGAGTTCAGCACAATTACCTGAAAATAATACAAAACAAGACAATGGCTTCGATACATTAAAGCGTCCAAGTAATCCTTCTGCACTTAAATTTTCTGAGCCTCCTCTACCCAAAGCTAGTTTAGTCATTTGGATTGTGGCGCTTGGTTTGGCTGCTTTTATTGTTTGGGCATGTATGTTCAAGCTAGAAGAGGTCTCGACTGGTACTGGCAAGGTGATTCCATCATCGAAAGAGCAAACTATTCAATCTTTAGATGGTGGTGTGGTGACCAAACTTGAAGTGAAAGAAGGTGATATTGTTGAAAAAGGGCAGATTCTTGCACAAATTGACCCGACGCGCTTTGAATCACAAGTCGGTGAAAGTTTGAGTAAATTACGTGCGATGCAAGCAACAGCGGCACGTTTAGAAGCTGAAGTAAATGGAACACGTCTGAGCTTTCCAAAAGAGGTGCGTGATATTCCAAACTTAGTCAATGAAGAAACAGCGCTCTACAGCTCTAGACGCTCAAATTTAGAGGAGTCGATTGCAGGTTTAAGACATGCTTTGTCTTTAGTTCAAAATGAATTACAAATGACTGAACCTTTGGTTGCAAAAGGTGCTGCATCTGAAGTTGAAGTATTACGCTTAAAGCGTGATATTAATAATTTTGAAAACCAAATCAATGACAAGCGTAATGATTATTACGTAAAAGCGCGTGAAGAACTTGCCAAAGCCAATGCGGATATTAAGTCTTTACAGCAAGTGGTGACAGGACGAAATGACTCAGTTAAACGTTCTGTTTTCTATGCGCCTGTGCGTGCTGTAGTCAAAGAGTTAGCAATTACGACGATTGGTGGGGTGATTCCACAAAATGGCAAACTCATGACTTTGGTTCCTTTGGATGAAAAGTTACTGATCGAAGCCCGTATTTCACCAAGAGATATTGCATTTATTCATCCTGGACAAGCAGCCCTCGTGAAAATTACAGCCTATGATTACTCAATTTATGGCGGTTTAGCGGGTAAAGTTGTGGTGATTTCTCCTGATACCATTCGAGATGAAGTAAAGCAAGATCAATTTTATTATCGTGTTTATATTCGTACAGATGTTGATAAATTAGTGAACAAAGCGGGGCAATCATTTGCGATTACACCGGGTATGGTGGCAACAGTCGATATCCGTACAGGACAAAAAACAATTATGGAATATTTACTTAAACCATTTAATAAAGCACAAGAAGCATTAAGAGAAAGATAA
- a CDS encoding type I secretion system permease/ATPase, which translates to MNQTLNYQPWLQALLTVAQHYRIQPSEEQIRLQLDWNKYQNIDDLLQIVTKQLGLNYRRADFSKDVLNPWRLPVVIEFKDGQVAVIEKVDQQGNASLQLSGDQGLSQTFTLKALQENAKQIFIFRPESSIPDARVDEYIKPYEQSWFWNIVLKDWKRYTDIMVASMVANILALATIVFSMQVYDRVVPSQSIPTLWVLAGGVLIAAIFEFTLRVARVYLSDIIGKRADLKISDRVFGHALRIRNKDRSKSTGSFISQIRELEGVRELVTSTTISAMADLPFFLLFLAIFWIIGGNLFWVMLFVVPLMIIPGFMAQKKLAQLAQEGMREGAIRNAILVEAVQGIEDIKLLRAEARFQNQWNHMNEVSADISMRQRKITGWLNAWTQKIQGLAYAIVVLVGCFAVMKGDMTTGALVACSILSSRMLAPIAQITGVLGRWQQAKVAKQGLDELMKKPVDRPDRAQLIHRKVILGDYEFKGVMFKYTEDDSRPSLLIPQLKINAGEKIAILGRNGAGKSTLLQLLSGMQSPEQGKISLDGVDQSLIDPDDIRRDMTLLNQNAQLFYGTIRENLTLGAPLATDQDILNALKITNALDIVEQKKEGLDHIILEGGAGFSGGQRQSLLLTRSILRNPNILLLDEPTAALDDVSERSLIEHLKQWSGHRTLIVATHRPAVLQLVDRIIVIHDGKIVKDGPRDEILNPHQNNAGGTSV; encoded by the coding sequence ATGAACCAGACACTCAATTATCAACCTTGGCTACAAGCCCTATTAACGGTTGCCCAACATTATCGTATTCAGCCCTCAGAAGAGCAGATACGCCTACAATTGGATTGGAATAAGTATCAGAATATTGATGATTTATTGCAAATCGTCACCAAACAATTGGGTTTAAATTATCGCCGTGCTGATTTTTCAAAAGATGTACTGAATCCTTGGCGTTTACCTGTGGTCATTGAGTTTAAAGATGGTCAAGTCGCTGTGATTGAAAAGGTCGATCAGCAAGGTAATGCTAGTTTACAACTCAGTGGTGATCAAGGTTTATCTCAGACATTTACGTTAAAAGCACTACAGGAAAATGCGAAACAGATTTTTATTTTTCGTCCTGAAAGTTCCATTCCTGATGCTCGTGTAGATGAGTACATTAAACCTTATGAGCAAAGTTGGTTTTGGAACATCGTATTAAAAGATTGGAAGCGTTATACCGATATTATGGTGGCTTCCATGGTCGCAAATATTTTGGCGTTAGCGACTATTGTCTTTTCGATGCAAGTATATGACCGTGTAGTGCCTTCGCAGTCGATTCCAACTTTATGGGTATTGGCAGGTGGTGTACTGATTGCGGCTATTTTCGAATTTACCTTGCGTGTTGCACGCGTGTATTTATCGGACATTATTGGTAAACGTGCTGATTTAAAAATTTCAGATCGGGTTTTTGGGCATGCCTTACGTATTCGGAATAAAGATCGTTCTAAATCTACGGGTTCTTTTATTTCACAGATTCGTGAATTAGAAGGTGTGCGTGAGTTAGTGACTTCGACCACCATCAGTGCAATGGCAGATTTACCTTTCTTCTTATTGTTCCTTGCAATTTTTTGGATTATCGGCGGTAACCTATTTTGGGTTATGTTATTTGTCGTTCCTCTCATGATTATTCCAGGTTTTATGGCGCAGAAAAAGCTTGCACAACTTGCACAAGAAGGTATGCGTGAAGGTGCTATTCGAAATGCAATTTTAGTTGAAGCGGTACAAGGGATTGAAGATATTAAATTATTACGTGCCGAAGCAAGATTTCAAAATCAGTGGAATCACATGAATGAAGTGTCTGCTGACATTAGTATGCGTCAACGTAAAATCACAGGTTGGCTCAATGCGTGGACGCAGAAAATTCAAGGTTTAGCCTATGCGATTGTAGTATTGGTTGGCTGTTTTGCGGTGATGAAAGGGGATATGACCACTGGTGCATTGGTGGCATGTTCAATTTTATCCTCACGTATGCTTGCACCGATTGCGCAAATTACAGGGGTATTAGGGCGTTGGCAGCAAGCCAAAGTGGCAAAACAGGGTTTGGATGAATTAATGAAAAAACCTGTGGATCGCCCTGATCGTGCACAACTGATTCATCGTAAAGTGATTTTAGGTGATTATGAGTTTAAAGGGGTGATGTTTAAGTATACTGAAGATGATTCTCGTCCATCTTTGTTAATCCCTCAGCTCAAAATTAATGCTGGTGAGAAAATCGCAATTTTAGGTCGAAATGGGGCAGGCAAATCAACCCTATTGCAATTATTGTCAGGTATGCAAAGTCCAGAGCAAGGTAAAATTAGCCTTGATGGGGTAGATCAATCTTTGATTGACCCTGATGATATTCGTCGTGATATGACTTTATTGAATCAAAATGCACAACTTTTTTACGGGACGATTCGCGAGAATTTAACCTTGGGTGCTCCATTAGCTACCGATCAAGATATTCTCAATGCCTTAAAAATTACTAATGCACTCGATATTGTAGAACAGAAAAAGGAAGGTTTAGATCATATTATATTAGAAGGTGGCGCTGGTTTTTCAGGTGGTCAACGACAGTCTTTGTTATTAACCCGCTCTATTTTACGTAATCCAAATATTTTATTACTCGATGAGCCTACAGCAGCATTGGATGATGTATCTGAACGTAGTTTGATTGAACATTTAAAACAATGGTCAGGACATCGTACCTTGATCGTGGCAACCCATCGTCCTGCTGTATTACAGTTGGTCGATCGTATTATTGTGATTCATGATGGAAAAATTGTGAAAGATGGTCCTCGTGATGAAATTTTGAATCCGCATCAAAATAATGCAGGAGGCACTTCAGTATGA